From Betaproteobacteria bacterium, a single genomic window includes:
- a CDS encoding BON domain-containing protein produces the protein MTSARYPSHPTHDQSGAWLLAAGIGAGLMYFFDRQNGRRRRALLRDQTVHMRRLAREASRVTARDLAGRGAGMMALIARRLNGGAQAASDSALIERIRARLGRVVSHPHAVHVTSRDGHVTVSGPILAVEAPRLLQSIRGVAGVQTIDDQLQVHERAGNISALQGGVQRNGHRFELLQENWSPTARLMTGSAGLFLLGTALRSHGPVSLALSLFGGGLLLRTATNRQLGSLAGVGAHCRDIEVQKSITIRAPIARVFDFWTRIRNFPSFMTRVREVQEIDDSRSYWRVEGPAGLPVEWTAEITRVVPQKSIEWRCDDRTAVKHSGRVRFEQDGENATRVHVQLHYFPPAGAVGHVVATLFGADPKSGLDADLMRMKSMLETGHPPHDAARPLGLQPPRHGTDAG, from the coding sequence ATGACATCCGCCCGCTATCCTTCGCATCCCACCCATGACCAATCCGGCGCCTGGCTGCTGGCCGCGGGAATCGGCGCCGGTCTCATGTATTTCTTCGATCGGCAAAACGGCCGGCGGCGGCGCGCGCTTCTGCGCGATCAAACGGTTCACATGCGCCGCCTCGCGCGGGAAGCAAGCCGCGTGACTGCGCGCGATCTGGCGGGACGCGGCGCCGGCATGATGGCGCTCATCGCTCGGCGCCTCAACGGCGGCGCGCAAGCGGCGTCGGACAGCGCGTTGATCGAGCGCATCCGCGCCAGGCTGGGGCGTGTCGTATCGCATCCGCACGCCGTTCACGTCACGAGCCGCGACGGCCACGTCACGGTGAGCGGTCCGATCCTCGCCGTCGAAGCGCCGCGGCTGCTGCAGTCGATCCGCGGCGTCGCAGGCGTACAAACGATCGACGATCAGCTGCAGGTGCACGAGCGTGCAGGAAACATCTCGGCCCTGCAGGGGGGCGTGCAACGCAACGGTCATCGCTTCGAGCTGCTGCAGGAGAACTGGTCGCCGACCGCGCGGCTGATGACCGGAAGCGCGGGTCTGTTCCTGCTCGGAACCGCGCTGCGCTCGCACGGTCCTGTATCGCTGGCACTGAGCCTGTTCGGGGGCGGGCTGTTGCTGCGCACCGCGACCAATCGGCAGCTTGGCAGTCTTGCCGGCGTCGGCGCTCATTGCCGCGACATCGAAGTGCAGAAGTCGATCACCATCCGCGCGCCGATCGCACGGGTGTTCGACTTCTGGACCCGCATCCGCAACTTCCCGAGCTTCATGACGCGCGTGCGCGAGGTGCAGGAGATCGACGACAGCCGCTCCTACTGGCGCGTGGAAGGTCCGGCCGGGCTGCCGGTGGAATGGACCGCCGAAATCACCCGGGTGGTCCCGCAGAAGTCAATCGAGTGGCGTTGCGACGATCGCACCGCGGTGAAGCACTCGGGCCGAGTGCGATTCGAACAGGATGGGGAAAACGCCACGCGCGTGCACGTGCAGCTGCACTACTTCCCGCCCGCCGGCGCTGTCGGCCATGTCGTTGCCACGCTGTTCGGCGCCGACCCGAAGAGCGGGCTCGATGCCGACCTCATGCGCATGAAGTCGATGCTGGAGACCGGCCATCCGCCGCACGATGCTGCGCGCCCGCTCGGATTGCAGCCACCGCGGCACGGCACGGACGCGGGCTAG